A window of the Streptomyces formicae genome harbors these coding sequences:
- a CDS encoding inositol monophosphatase family protein, with protein sequence MTEEFLSGTTGNPWESGTLALVEEAVRKAAAAEIMPRFRQLAAHEIVEKNGPHDLVTVADRSAEEHLTASLTALLPGSVVVGEEAVHADPSVYEALRGDAPVWIVDPVDGTRQFVHGDPGFCTLVALARHGELLASWTYAPVLDEMAIAVRGHGARLDGVPMRAGSPAPGAVLEVAMSHPDFTSDEEKQDLLPLQHADGVHARPCGSAGLEYLAVARGDLDAVAFSWENAWDHAAGLLLVSETGGTDLTLTGERFRITGGNAMPFTAARDAATAAYVHGLLAGTSR encoded by the coding sequence ATGACCGAAGAGTTTCTGTCCGGGACGACAGGGAACCCCTGGGAGTCCGGCACCCTTGCTCTGGTCGAGGAGGCGGTCCGCAAGGCGGCCGCCGCCGAGATCATGCCGCGCTTCCGGCAGCTCGCCGCACACGAGATCGTCGAGAAGAACGGCCCGCACGACCTGGTGACGGTCGCCGACCGCAGCGCCGAGGAGCACCTCACGGCGTCGCTGACGGCGCTGCTGCCGGGCTCGGTGGTGGTGGGCGAGGAGGCGGTCCACGCCGACCCCTCGGTGTACGAGGCGCTGCGCGGCGACGCGCCGGTGTGGATCGTCGACCCGGTCGACGGCACGCGCCAGTTCGTCCACGGAGACCCCGGTTTCTGCACGCTCGTCGCCCTCGCCCGCCACGGCGAGCTGCTCGCCTCGTGGACGTACGCCCCGGTGCTGGACGAGATGGCGATCGCGGTCCGCGGACACGGCGCGCGTCTGGACGGGGTGCCGATGCGCGCGGGCTCGCCCGCCCCCGGTGCGGTGCTCGAAGTGGCCATGTCCCACCCGGACTTCACCAGCGACGAGGAGAAGCAGGACCTCCTCCCGCTCCAGCACGCCGACGGCGTCCACGCCCGCCCGTGCGGCTCCGCCGGACTGGAGTACCTCGCCGTCGCCCGCGGCGACCTGGACGCGGTCGCCTTCTCCTGGGAGAACGCCTGGGACCACGCGGCCGGCCTCCTCCTCGTCTCCGAAACGGGCGGCACCGACCTGACCCTCACCGGCGAGCGCTTCCGGATCACGGGCGGCAACGCCATGCCCTTCACGGCGGCCCGGGACGCGGCCACGGCGGCGTACGTCCACGGCCTGCTGGCGGGAACGTCCCGGTAG
- a CDS encoding O-acetyl-ADP-ribose deacetylase — MTTHPTLTLVHGDITEQHVDAVVNAANSSLLGGGGVDGAIHRRGGPEILDECRHLRASRYGKGLPTGQAVATTAGRLPAQWVIHTVGPVWQAHGSDPALLASCYRESLRVADELGARTIAFPAISTGAYGWPMKDAARTAVETVRAAETAVEEVRFVLFDERAYEVFAEQVRRSADRGGDRSA; from the coding sequence ATGACCACGCACCCCACCCTCACCCTCGTCCACGGAGACATCACCGAGCAGCACGTCGACGCCGTCGTCAACGCCGCGAACTCCTCACTCCTCGGTGGCGGGGGCGTGGACGGGGCGATCCACCGGCGCGGAGGCCCGGAGATCCTCGACGAGTGCCGGCACCTGCGCGCCTCGCGGTACGGCAAGGGTCTGCCGACCGGTCAGGCCGTCGCCACGACGGCCGGCCGGCTGCCCGCCCAGTGGGTCATCCACACGGTCGGCCCCGTGTGGCAGGCGCACGGCAGCGACCCGGCGCTGCTCGCCTCCTGCTACCGCGAGTCGCTCCGGGTCGCCGACGAACTGGGTGCGCGGACGATCGCCTTCCCGGCCATCTCCACCGGCGCCTACGGCTGGCCGATGAAGGACGCGGCCCGCACCGCCGTGGAGACGGTACGGGCCGCGGAGACGGCGGTGGAGGAGGTCCGCTTCGTCCTTTTCGATGAGCGGGCGTACGAGGTGTTCGCCGAGCAGGTCCGCCGATCGGCAGACCGTGGCGGAGACCGTTCCGCCTGA
- a CDS encoding phytoene desaturase family protein: MPSMLDAVVVGAGPNGLTAAAELARRGFSVAVFEALDTVGGGARTEELTLPGFRHDPCSAVHPLGAGSPAFNAMPLARYGLEWLHAPLPMAHPFDDGTAAVLARSVAETAASFGPRDAGAYRRLVAPYHGKWDTLARDFMSLPLTALPRDPVTLARFGLTGLPPSTWLMRRFRDERARALFAGLVAHVIAPLHGIGTGAVGLVFALAAHAVGWPLPRGGSQSISDALAAYVRDCGGTIHTGIEIKRLDDLPPARAYVFDTSPTALARIAGLGRVYDHYRYGASVFKIDYALDGPVPWTAEAPRRAGTVQIGPSSREIGAALAQASGGRAPGTPFLISAQPSLVDPSRAPEGKHVFWVYGHVPHHWEGDLTDAIERQIERFAPGFRDHVLARATAGPPALAARNANYVGGDIACGSASGLQLLLRPKLSLFPYSTPHPAVFLCSSATPPGPGVHGMSGHNAAKAVWRHLRAR, translated from the coding sequence GTGCCGTCGATGCTCGATGCCGTCGTCGTGGGGGCGGGACCCAACGGGCTCACCGCGGCTGCCGAGTTGGCCCGCCGCGGCTTCTCGGTGGCCGTGTTCGAGGCCCTGGACACCGTGGGTGGCGGGGCGAGGACCGAGGAGCTCACCCTCCCTGGCTTCCGCCACGACCCCTGCTCCGCCGTGCACCCGCTCGGCGCGGGCTCACCGGCCTTCAACGCCATGCCGCTCGCGCGGTACGGGCTGGAGTGGCTCCACGCGCCGCTCCCCATGGCCCACCCCTTCGACGACGGCACCGCCGCCGTGCTGGCGCGCTCGGTCGCGGAGACCGCCGCCTCCTTCGGGCCCCGGGACGCCGGCGCGTACCGCCGCCTGGTGGCGCCGTACCACGGCAAGTGGGACACCCTGGCCCGCGACTTCATGTCCCTGCCGCTCACCGCGCTGCCCCGCGACCCCGTCACCCTCGCCCGCTTCGGCCTCACCGGCCTGCCCCCGTCCACGTGGCTGATGCGCCGCTTCCGCGACGAACGCGCCCGTGCGCTGTTCGCCGGGCTCGTCGCCCACGTCATCGCCCCGCTCCACGGCATCGGCACCGGCGCCGTCGGCCTCGTCTTCGCGCTCGCCGCGCACGCCGTCGGCTGGCCCCTGCCGCGCGGCGGCTCGCAGTCCATCTCGGACGCCCTCGCCGCGTACGTACGGGACTGCGGCGGCACGATCCACACCGGCATCGAGATCAAGCGCCTAGACGACCTCCCGCCCGCCCGGGCCTATGTCTTCGACACCTCCCCGACCGCACTCGCCCGCATCGCGGGCCTCGGCCGTGTGTACGACCACTATCGCTACGGCGCGAGCGTCTTCAAGATCGACTACGCCCTGGACGGCCCCGTCCCCTGGACGGCCGAGGCACCCCGCCGTGCCGGCACCGTCCAGATCGGCCCCAGCAGCAGGGAGATCGGCGCGGCGCTCGCACAGGCATCGGGCGGCCGCGCCCCCGGCACGCCGTTCCTCATCTCCGCCCAGCCCAGCCTCGTCGACCCCTCCCGGGCGCCCGAGGGCAAGCACGTCTTCTGGGTGTACGGCCACGTCCCGCACCACTGGGAGGGCGACCTCACCGACGCCATCGAGCGCCAGATCGAGCGCTTCGCCCCCGGCTTCCGCGACCACGTGCTCGCCCGCGCCACCGCGGGACCGCCCGCACTCGCCGCGCGCAACGCCAACTATGTGGGCGGTGACATCGCCTGCGGTTCGGCGAGCGGGCTCCAGCTGCTGCTCCGCCCGAAGCTCTCCCTCTTCCCGTACTCGACCCCGCACCCGGCGGTCTTCCTGTGCTCATCGGCGACCCCGCCGGGCCCGGGCGTGCACGGCATGTCGGGCCACAACGCCGCGAAGGCGGTCTGGCGCCACCTCCGCGCGCGATGA
- a CDS encoding gamma-glutamyltransferase family protein — MFTTRPTLQGTFGMVSSTHWLASQSAMAVLEDGGNAFDAAVAAGFVLHVVEPHLNGPAGEVPIILAPAGGEVRVLCGQGPAPAGATIEHYRGLGLDLVPGTGPLAASVPGAFDAWMVLLRDHGTRTLAEVLKHAIGYAEDGHPPVERVGETVETVRGLFESEWTSSAEVYLPGGKAPQPGVLFRNPALAATWRRLIAEAGEGERTGQIERARAVWREGFIAEALVRQSARATMDTSGTRHTGTLTAADLAGWSAAYEAPATYDWRGWTVCKAGGWSQGPALLQQLALLPPELPEYGSAEYVHLLVEGCKLAMADREAWYGDAVDVPVDALLSEPYNAARRALIGEKASHELRPGSPGGRTPVLSAHALRVAAGEPGFDAMGIAGAGAGAGAGAAAGAGEPTVARDGGTRGDTCHLDIVDRWGNMIAATPSGGWLQSNPVVPELGFPLGTRLQMAWLDPGLPNSLTPGRRPRTTLTPSLALRDGVPVMAFGTPGGDQQDQWQLHFFLAVALRGTVRGGLDLQGAIDAPNWHNDSFPGSFFPRGMRPGSVTVESRTDPDVVAELRRRGHDVTMGDAWSEGRLCAVARDPETGVLSAAANPRGMQGYAVGR; from the coding sequence ATGTTCACCACCCGTCCGACCCTCCAGGGCACCTTCGGCATGGTGTCCTCCACCCACTGGCTGGCCTCGCAGTCCGCGATGGCCGTGCTGGAGGACGGCGGGAACGCCTTCGACGCCGCCGTCGCCGCCGGATTCGTCCTCCACGTCGTCGAGCCGCACCTCAACGGCCCCGCGGGCGAGGTCCCGATCATCCTCGCCCCCGCGGGCGGCGAGGTGCGGGTGCTGTGCGGGCAGGGCCCCGCCCCCGCCGGCGCCACCATCGAGCACTACCGGGGCCTCGGCCTCGACCTGGTCCCCGGCACCGGTCCGCTCGCCGCCTCCGTACCCGGCGCGTTCGACGCCTGGATGGTGCTCCTGCGCGATCACGGGACCAGGACGCTCGCCGAGGTGCTGAAGCACGCCATCGGGTACGCCGAGGACGGACACCCGCCGGTCGAGCGGGTGGGCGAGACCGTGGAGACCGTACGCGGACTCTTCGAGAGCGAGTGGACCTCCTCCGCCGAGGTCTACCTGCCGGGCGGCAAGGCCCCGCAGCCCGGCGTGCTGTTCCGCAACCCGGCCCTGGCCGCGACCTGGCGGCGCCTCATCGCGGAAGCGGGGGAGGGGGAGCGGACCGGGCAGATCGAGCGGGCGCGGGCCGTCTGGCGCGAGGGCTTCATCGCCGAGGCGCTCGTACGGCAGTCCGCGCGGGCCACGATGGACACCAGCGGCACCCGCCACACCGGCACGCTCACCGCGGCCGACCTGGCGGGCTGGTCGGCCGCGTACGAGGCACCGGCGACGTACGACTGGCGGGGCTGGACGGTGTGCAAGGCGGGCGGCTGGAGCCAGGGCCCGGCGCTCCTCCAGCAGCTGGCGCTGCTGCCGCCCGAGCTGCCCGAGTACGGCTCGGCCGAGTACGTCCATCTGCTCGTCGAGGGCTGCAAGCTGGCCATGGCGGACCGGGAGGCCTGGTACGGCGACGCCGTCGACGTGCCGGTCGACGCGCTGCTGTCGGAGCCGTACAACGCGGCGCGGCGGGCGCTGATCGGCGAGAAGGCGTCGCACGAGCTGCGGCCCGGGAGCCCCGGGGGACGGACACCCGTGCTCAGCGCGCACGCCCTGCGTGTCGCGGCGGGGGAGCCGGGCTTCGACGCGATGGGCATCGCCGGTGCGGGTGCGGGTGCGGGTGCGGGTGCGGCTGCCGGTGCGGGCGAGCCCACTGTCGCCAGGGACGGCGGCACCCGGGGCGACACCTGCCATCTGGACATCGTCGACCGCTGGGGCAACATGATCGCGGCCACGCCCAGCGGCGGCTGGCTCCAGTCCAACCCGGTCGTGCCCGAACTGGGCTTTCCGCTCGGCACCCGCCTCCAGATGGCGTGGCTGGACCCGGGTCTGCCGAACTCGCTCACGCCGGGCCGCCGCCCCCGGACCACCCTGACGCCGTCGCTCGCGCTGCGGGACGGAGTGCCGGTGATGGCCTTCGGCACGCCCGGCGGCGACCAGCAGGACCAATGGCAGCTGCACTTCTTCCTCGCTGTGGCGCTCCGCGGCACGGTGCGGGGCGGGCTGGACCTGCAAGGCGCGATCGATGCCCCGAACTGGCACAACGACAGCTTCCCCGGCTCCTTCTTCCCGCGCGGGATGCGGCCCGGGTCCGTCACCGTCGAGTCGCGCACGGACCCGGACGTCGTCGCGGAGCTGCGGCGCCGGGGGCATGACGTCACGATGGGCGACGCCTGGTCGGAGGGCCGGCTGTGCGCGGTCGCACGGGACCCGGAGACGGGTGTGCTCTCGGCTGCGGCGAACCCGCGGGGCATGCAGGGTTATGCGGTAGGCCGCTGA
- a CDS encoding nucleotidyltransferase family protein: MNDQMSDRTSDRTSDRVNELIEAMAAGLSGVRGVRAVALGGSRARGAHRPDSDWDLGVYYRGGVDVAGLAALARELTGAAVEVAGPGGWGPWVNGGAWLTVDGVRTDWILRDLDRVESVWADCREGRYEVGVQAGHPLGFWSPAYAGEVALCRVLADPAGELATLRAETRTYPEPLRKALIDAAWEAEFSVAVAAKSAGAQEGAGPQAGTAAQAGAGAQAGAAAQAGAGAQAGAAAQAAGAGAQAGARAGAGDPLHVSLCLSRAFGILAQSLHAHQRVWLLNEKGALAGAAAFPAAPPDFAARVAEALRGLDAGAVAAARALVREVRGRLV; this comes from the coding sequence ATGAACGACCAGATGAGCGACCGGACGAGCGACCGGACGAGCGACCGTGTGAACGAGCTGATCGAAGCGATGGCCGCGGGGCTCTCGGGCGTGCGCGGGGTGCGCGCGGTCGCACTCGGCGGAAGCAGGGCGCGCGGGGCGCACCGGCCGGACTCCGACTGGGACCTCGGCGTCTACTACCGGGGTGGCGTGGACGTGGCGGGCCTGGCCGCGCTGGCCCGGGAGCTGACGGGCGCGGCGGTGGAAGTGGCCGGTCCGGGCGGCTGGGGTCCCTGGGTGAACGGCGGTGCGTGGCTCACGGTGGACGGGGTCCGGACCGACTGGATCCTGCGCGATCTCGACCGGGTGGAGTCCGTGTGGGCGGACTGCCGCGAGGGCCGCTACGAGGTGGGCGTCCAGGCGGGGCACCCGCTGGGCTTCTGGTCCCCCGCGTACGCCGGCGAGGTGGCTCTGTGCCGTGTCCTGGCCGACCCGGCGGGTGAGCTGGCGACCCTGCGGGCGGAGACGCGGACGTACCCGGAGCCACTGCGGAAGGCGCTGATCGACGCGGCGTGGGAGGCGGAGTTCTCGGTGGCGGTCGCGGCGAAGTCGGCGGGGGCACAGGAGGGAGCCGGGCCGCAGGCGGGCACGGCGGCACAGGCAGGAGCGGGGGCTCAGGCGGGCGCGGCGGCACAGGCAGGAGCGGGGGCTCAGGCGGGCGCGGCGGCACAGGCAGCAGGAGCCGGGGCGCAGGCAGGAGCGAGGGCTGGAGCAGGCGATCCGCTGCACGTCTCACTGTGCCTGTCGCGGGCCTTCGGGATCCTGGCCCAGTCGCTGCATGCGCACCAGCGGGTGTGGCTGCTCAACGAGAAGGGCGCGCTGGCGGGCGCGGCGGCCTTCCCGGCCGCGCCGCCGGACTTCGCGGCGCGGGTGGCGGAGGCGCTGCGGGGGCTGGACGCGGGCGCGGTGGCCGCGGCGCGAGCACTGGTACGGGAGGTGCGGGGGCGGCTGGTGTGA